The Prunus persica cultivar Lovell chromosome G8, Prunus_persica_NCBIv2, whole genome shotgun sequence genome includes a region encoding these proteins:
- the LOC18767848 gene encoding transcription termination factor MTERF2, chloroplastic isoform X1, with amino-acid sequence MLLSSPLTPLPFHHRHYHPHIHLHQNAHSITKFNTFSCLHETPQPHHHDPQDLSLRNHNSKSTALLLQRLSHLPNPNPSHLRQHPDPQPSGHKAKLLERSLLRKRTPQFPGSISLDSSSLTSLDDEDDEHRMIMRALDIRRKVTAEIFKEFMRTKGKFGITYATNLVETLTEFLDYVMVQAAAMKLSPEFSSSTYNFRAKTVIEDSEVVPCIRWLKHNSLSYPQIGKLICLSKGDIGSIRRLALWLKSIHVKGRFIGVALVKAGDHFLERSNEELDEIVEYLESNGVRRDWMGCVMSRCPQLLSYSLEEVKTRAGFYLDMGINDKDFGTMVFDYPRVLGYYTLDEMNQKVDYLKEFGLSAEDVGKLLAFRPQLMGCSIEERWKPLVKYLYYHGITRDGMRRMLIIKPMVFCVDLDKTIVPKVKFFQDIGIHDDAIGKMLVKFPPLLTYSLYKKIRPVVIFLMTKAGVSERDIGKVIALGPELLGCSIVNKLEVNVKYFLSLGIHLRVLGEMIADFPMLLRYNIDVLRPKYRYLRRTMVRPLQDLIEFPRFFSYSLEGRIIPRYKVLIENCINLKLRYMLASTDEEFEERVKVIVERRKRFESGVTSEDVSNSQTGDDDEFPVKGAMLDESESEVELTMFDDGESEAESTMLDDSDSEAEL; translated from the exons ATGTTGCTGTCTTCTCCCCTCACTCCACTCCCTTTCCACCATCGCCATTACCACCCTCACATTCACCTCCATCAAAACGCACACTCCATCACCAAATTCAACACCTTCTCTTGTCTCCACGAAACTCCACAACCCCATCACCATGACCCCCAAGACCTCTCTCTTCGGAACCACAACTCCAAGTCCACCGCCCTCCTCCTCCAGCGCCTCTCCCACCTCCCCAACCctaaccctagccacctccggCAACACCCAGACCCTCAGCCTTCCGGCCACAAAGCCAAGCTCTTGGAACGCTCTCTCCTCCGCAAGCGCACTCCTCAGTTCCCTGGCTCCATCTCCCTCgactcttcctctctcacttCTCTTGATGATGAAGACGATGAGCATCGGATGATAATGCGGGCCCTGGATATTCGCAGGAAGGTCACCGCAGAGATTTTCAAGGAGTTTATGAGGACCAAGGGCAAGTTTGGCATCACCTATGCCACCAATTTGGTCGAGACCTTGACCGAATTCCTTGACTACGTCATGGTCCAAGCCGCCGCCATGAAACTCTCGCCGGAGTTCTCCAGCTCCACCTATAATTTTCGCGCCAAGACTGTCATTGAAGACTCTGAAGTTGTGCCCTGTATCAG GTGGTTGAAGCACAATTCACTCTCATATCCCCAAATTGGGAAGCTCATTTGCTTGTCAAAGGGAGACATCGGCTCAATTAGACGACTTGCTCTGTGGTTGAAGTCAATTCATGTTAAGGGGAGATTTATTGGGGTGGCACTTGTGAAGGCGGGAGATCATTTTTTGGAGCGCAGCAATGAAGAATTGGATGAGATTGTTGAGTATTTAGAGAGTAATGGGGTTAGGAGGGATTGGATGGGCTGTGTCATGAGCCGATGTCCGCAACTCTTGTCCTACAGTTTAGAAGAAGTGAAAACTCGTGCCGGGTTTTACTTGGATATGGGTATCAATGACAAGGATTTTGGCACCATGGTCTTTGATTATCCCCGGGTACTTGGCTACTATACTCTGGATGAGATGAACCAAAAG GTTGACTATTTGAAGGAATTTGGTCTTAGTGCCGAGGATGTTGGAAAATTGCTAGCATTTAGGCCACAGCTGATGGGTTGTAGCATTGAGGAAAGATGGAAGCCTCTAGTTAAGTATTTGTATTACCATGGCATAACTCGGGATGGTATGAGGAGAATGCTTATCATAAAACCGATGGTTTTCTGTGTTGATTTGGACAAAACCATTGTGCCAAAG GTAAAGTTTTTTCAGGACATAGGCATTCACGATGATGCGATAGGCAAAATGCTTGTAAAGTTTCCTCCATTGCTAACATACAGCCTCTACAAGAAAATCCGGcctgtg GTCATATTCTTGATGACCAAAGCTGGAGTTAGTGAGAGGGATATTGGAAAGGTAATAGCTTTGGGACCAGAGCTCTTGGGATGCAGCATTGTGAATAAGCTTGAGGTTAATGTGAAATATTTTCTATCCCTTGGCATACATCTTAGAGTTTTGGGTGAGATGATTGCTGATTTTCCCATGCTGCTCCGGTACAATATAGATGTTCTCCGTCCAAAGTACCGTTACTTGAGGAGAACTATGGTCCGCCCTTTGCAAGATCTCATTGAGTTTCCAAG GTTTTTCAGCTACTCCCTTGAGGGCAGAATTATTCCAAGGTACAAGGTTCTGATAGAGAATTGCATTAATTTAAAACTACGCTACATGCTGGCTAGCACAGATGAAGAGTTTGAGGAGAGGGTCAAGGTTATAGTGGAAAGGCGCAAAAGATTTGAATCTGGTGTCACGAGTGAGGATGTTTCTAATTCCCAAACAGGTGATGACGATGAATTTCCTGTGAAGGGAGCTATGCTTGATGAAAGTGAAAGTGAGGTAGAATTAACTATGTTTGATGACGGTGAAAGTGAGGCAGAATCAACTATGCTTGATGACAGTGATAGTGAGGCAGAATTATAA
- the LOC18766370 gene encoding probable LRR receptor-like serine/threonine-protein kinase At2g16250, whose amino-acid sequence MVDQRSIVSCALFLVVVSLFEPTFEQQSQPLPLGSTTERVALLELRSSLGLRSRDWPIKADPCLIWRGIQCQNGRVVGINISGFRRTRLGSQNPQFSVDALAKFTLLQSFNASNFLLPGSIPDWFGQQVGSLQVLDLTSCSVLGPIPLSLGNSSNLTGLYLSHNNLTGTIPASLSQLLHLSVFDLSRNRLTGSIPTSFGNLRNLSVLDISGNYLSGAIPPGIGTLMKLQYLNLSSNMLSASIPAQLGDLDSLVDLDLSANMLAGSVPSDLRGLRNLQRMIVAENLLSGTLPDNLFPSSTQLQVIVLRNNGFTGGLPKVLWSMPGLSLLDVSGNNFTGLLPNSSLNANATAAVFNISQNLFYGSLTPLLGSFSVIDISGNYFQGGVPGYVGTSASLDRNCLRNVKNQKTLAECSSFYTGRGLTFDNFGQPNSTQPPPPAKPPGKSNKKVIILAAVLGGVGLIVLLVLILVVLLLCLRKRGTTTERGVGVGPITTGSGPPPPGGSINFSRVGDAFTYQQLLQAAGDFSNTNLIKNGHSGDLFRGVLENGIPVVIKRIDLRSMKKEAYIQELEFFNKVSHTRFVPLLGHCLENENEKFLVYKYMPNGDLSSSLYKKTNTVDDSLQSLDWITRLKIALGAAEGLSYLHHECNPPLVHRDVQASSILLDDKFEVRLGSLTDVCSQEGDTHQSRITRLLRLPQSSEQGASGSSTALCSYDVYCFGKVLLELVTGKLGISASSDAEMKELLDQTLPYISIYDKELVTKIVDPSLIVDEDLLEEVWAMAVVARSCLNPKPSRRPLMRYILKALENPLKVVREDSSGSARLRTTSSRGSWNAAVFGSWRSSSEVVVIPGASTTKGEGGSGLKHSGTTGSQGSGPNGGGELSSSRRRHSRDIFPEPSGVQDVERPDQD is encoded by the exons ATGGTGGATCAGCGAAGCATAGTCTCTTGTGCCTTGTTTTTGGTGGTGGTGTCGCTGTTTGAGCCCACATTTGAGCAACAGAGCCAGCCATTGCCATTGGGTTCAACCACTGAGCGAGTGGCTCTGCTTGAGCTCAGATCGTCCTTAGGGTTGAGAAGCAGGGATTGGCCCATAAAGGCAGACCCTTGCTTAATCTGGAGAGGGATTCAATGCCAGAATGGTAGAGTTGTTGGGATTAACATTTCTGGGTTTAGAAGGACTCGACTTGGCAGTCAAAACCCACAATTTTCAGTCGATGCTTTAGCCAAGTTCACCCTTTTGCAGTCGTTTAATGCCTCCAATTTCTTGCTTCCGGGTTCCATTCCTGACTGGTTTGGCCAACAAGTTGGGTCCCTGCAAGTGCTTGATCTCACTTCTTGTTCTGTACTTGGTCCTATTCCATTGAGTCTCGGAAATTCATCCAATCTAACTGGTCTGTATTTGTCTCATAATAACCTTACTGGGACAATTCCTGCCAGTTTGAGCCAGTTGTTACACCTTTCCGTTTTTGATCTTTCACGAAATCGGCTCACTGGATCCATTCCTACATCATTTGGCAATCTTCGGAATCTTTCTGTGCTTGACATTTCTGGGAATTACTTATCCGGGGCCATTCCTCCGGGCATTGGGACCCTCATGAAGCTTCAGTATTTGAACCTTTCAAGTAACATGTTGTCTGCTTCAATACCTGCTCAACTTGGGGACCTTGATAGCCTGGTTGACCTTGATCTCAGTGCCAATATGTTGGCCGGGTCAGTACCTTCGGATTTGAGGGGGTTAAGGAACTTGCAGAGAATGATAGTTGCAGAAAATTTGCTTAGTGGGACTTTGCCAGACAATCTGTTTCCGTCTTCAACACAGTTGCAGGTCATAGTTCTGAGAAACAATGGTTTCACGGGGGGTCTTCCTAAAGTGCTGTGGTCAATGCCTGGATTGAGTCTTCTTGATGTGTCTGGCAATAATTTCACTGGTCTGCTTCCCAATTCTAGCTTGAATGCTAATGCCACTGCTGCAGTATTCAATATTTCTCAGAATTTGTTCTATGGAAGTCTTACGCCTTTACTTGGAAGTTTCAGTGTTATTGATATTTCGGGAAACTATTTTCAAGGTGGTGTACCAGGCTATGTGGGCACTAGTGCATCTCTTGATCGCAACTGCCTTCGAAATGTGAAGAATCAAAAGACTTTGGCAGAATGTTCATCATTCTATACTGGTAGGGGTTTGACTTTTGATAATTTCGGGCAGCCAAATTCTACACAACCTCCACCGCCAGCAAAACCTCCTGGGAAGAGCAATAAAAAGGTGATCATATTAGCTGCAGTTTTGGGGGGAGTTGGTTTGATTGTGCTCTTAGTGTTGATTTTGGTAGTACTACTCCTATGTTTACGCAAGAGGGGCACTACAACTGAAAGAGGGGTTGGTGTGGGGCCAATTACTACAGGCAGCGGTCCACCACCGCCCGGAGGATCAATTAACTTTTCTCGTGTAGGAGATGCATTCACATATCAGCAGCTGCTCCAAGCCGCAGGTGACTTCAGCAATACGAACTTAATTAAAAATGGTCACTCAGGGGATCTCTTCAGAGGTGTCTTGGAAAATGGGATCCCTGTGGTCATCAAAAGGATTGATTTACGCTCAATGAAAAAGGAAGCATACATACAGGAATTGGAGTTCTTTAATAAGGTGTCACATACAAGATTTGTTCCCCTTTTGGGACACTGTTTagagaatgagaatgagaaGTTCCTTGTCTACAAATATATGCCAAATGGGGACTTATCAAGTTCCTTGTACAAGAAAACCAACACAGTGGATGATAGTTTACAGTCATTGGATTGGATAACAAGATTAAAGATTGCATTAGGTGCAGCAGAGGGTCTCTCCTATCTGCATCATGAATGCAATCCCCCCCTCGTTCACAG GGATGTTCAAGCAAGCAGTATACTTCTGGATGATAAATTTGAAGTGCGGCTAGGGAGCCTGACTGATGTCTGTTCTCAAGAAGGAGATACTCATCAAAGCAGAATTACCAGGTTGCTGCGGTTGCCACA GTCATCTGAGCAAGGTGCTTCTG GTTCATCGACAGCATTATGTTCCTATGATGTTTACTGTTTTGGGAAGGTATTACTTGAACTGGTAACAGGTAAGTTGGGCATCAGTGCTTCCAGTGATGCTGAAATGAAGGAATTATTAGATCAGACGTTACCGTACATCAGTATATATGACAAGGAACTTGTGACAAAAATTGTGGATCCATCTCTGATTGTGGATGAGGACCTATTAGAGGAAGTGTGGGCCATGGCTGTTGTGGCCAGGTCCTGCCTAAATCCTAAGCCCTCAAGGCGCCCCCTAATGAGATATATTCTCAAGGCTTTGGAAAATCCTTTGAAGGTGGTGAGGGAAGATAGTTCTGGCTCTGCAAGGCTAAGAACAACCTCTTCCAGAGGGTCTTGGAATGCTGCTGTGTTTGGTAGTTGGCGCAGCTCGTCTGAGGTAGTGGTCATACCAGGAGCCTCCACTACCAAAGGGGAAGGAGGGAGTGGCTTAAAACATTCAGGAACCACCGGTTCGCAGGGAAGTGGCCCAAATGGTGGTGGTGAACTTTCATCCTCACGCAGACGGCATTCTAGGGATATATTCCCCGAACCATCTGGTGTACAAGACGTAGAGAGACCTGACCAGGACTAG
- the LOC18767848 gene encoding transcription termination factor MTERF2, chloroplastic isoform X2, which translates to MLLSSPLTPLPFHHRHYHPHIHLHQNAHSITKFNTFSCLHETPQPHHHDPQDLSLRNHNSKSTALLLQRLSHLPNPNPSHLRQHPDPQPSGHKAKLLERSLLRKRTPQFPGSISLDSSSLTSLDDEDDEHRMIMRALDIRRKVTAEIFKEFMRTKGKFGITYATNLVETLTEFLDYVMVQAAAMKLSPEFSSSTYNFRAKTVIEDSEVVPCIRWLKHNSLSYPQIGKLICLSKGDIGSIRRLALWLKSIHVKGRFIGVALVKAGDHFLERSNEELDEIVEYLESNGVRRDWMGCVMSRCPQLLSYSLEEVKTRAGFYLDMGINDKDFGTMVFDYPRVLGYYTLDEMNQKVDYLKEFGLSAEDVGKLLAFRPQLMGCSIEERWKPLVKYLYYHGITRDGMRRMLIIKPMVFCVDLDKTIVPKVIFLMTKAGVSERDIGKVIALGPELLGCSIVNKLEVNVKYFLSLGIHLRVLGEMIADFPMLLRYNIDVLRPKYRYLRRTMVRPLQDLIEFPRFFSYSLEGRIIPRYKVLIENCINLKLRYMLASTDEEFEERVKVIVERRKRFESGVTSEDVSNSQTGDDDEFPVKGAMLDESESEVELTMFDDGESEAESTMLDDSDSEAEL; encoded by the exons ATGTTGCTGTCTTCTCCCCTCACTCCACTCCCTTTCCACCATCGCCATTACCACCCTCACATTCACCTCCATCAAAACGCACACTCCATCACCAAATTCAACACCTTCTCTTGTCTCCACGAAACTCCACAACCCCATCACCATGACCCCCAAGACCTCTCTCTTCGGAACCACAACTCCAAGTCCACCGCCCTCCTCCTCCAGCGCCTCTCCCACCTCCCCAACCctaaccctagccacctccggCAACACCCAGACCCTCAGCCTTCCGGCCACAAAGCCAAGCTCTTGGAACGCTCTCTCCTCCGCAAGCGCACTCCTCAGTTCCCTGGCTCCATCTCCCTCgactcttcctctctcacttCTCTTGATGATGAAGACGATGAGCATCGGATGATAATGCGGGCCCTGGATATTCGCAGGAAGGTCACCGCAGAGATTTTCAAGGAGTTTATGAGGACCAAGGGCAAGTTTGGCATCACCTATGCCACCAATTTGGTCGAGACCTTGACCGAATTCCTTGACTACGTCATGGTCCAAGCCGCCGCCATGAAACTCTCGCCGGAGTTCTCCAGCTCCACCTATAATTTTCGCGCCAAGACTGTCATTGAAGACTCTGAAGTTGTGCCCTGTATCAG GTGGTTGAAGCACAATTCACTCTCATATCCCCAAATTGGGAAGCTCATTTGCTTGTCAAAGGGAGACATCGGCTCAATTAGACGACTTGCTCTGTGGTTGAAGTCAATTCATGTTAAGGGGAGATTTATTGGGGTGGCACTTGTGAAGGCGGGAGATCATTTTTTGGAGCGCAGCAATGAAGAATTGGATGAGATTGTTGAGTATTTAGAGAGTAATGGGGTTAGGAGGGATTGGATGGGCTGTGTCATGAGCCGATGTCCGCAACTCTTGTCCTACAGTTTAGAAGAAGTGAAAACTCGTGCCGGGTTTTACTTGGATATGGGTATCAATGACAAGGATTTTGGCACCATGGTCTTTGATTATCCCCGGGTACTTGGCTACTATACTCTGGATGAGATGAACCAAAAG GTTGACTATTTGAAGGAATTTGGTCTTAGTGCCGAGGATGTTGGAAAATTGCTAGCATTTAGGCCACAGCTGATGGGTTGTAGCATTGAGGAAAGATGGAAGCCTCTAGTTAAGTATTTGTATTACCATGGCATAACTCGGGATGGTATGAGGAGAATGCTTATCATAAAACCGATGGTTTTCTGTGTTGATTTGGACAAAACCATTGTGCCAAAG GTCATATTCTTGATGACCAAAGCTGGAGTTAGTGAGAGGGATATTGGAAAGGTAATAGCTTTGGGACCAGAGCTCTTGGGATGCAGCATTGTGAATAAGCTTGAGGTTAATGTGAAATATTTTCTATCCCTTGGCATACATCTTAGAGTTTTGGGTGAGATGATTGCTGATTTTCCCATGCTGCTCCGGTACAATATAGATGTTCTCCGTCCAAAGTACCGTTACTTGAGGAGAACTATGGTCCGCCCTTTGCAAGATCTCATTGAGTTTCCAAG GTTTTTCAGCTACTCCCTTGAGGGCAGAATTATTCCAAGGTACAAGGTTCTGATAGAGAATTGCATTAATTTAAAACTACGCTACATGCTGGCTAGCACAGATGAAGAGTTTGAGGAGAGGGTCAAGGTTATAGTGGAAAGGCGCAAAAGATTTGAATCTGGTGTCACGAGTGAGGATGTTTCTAATTCCCAAACAGGTGATGACGATGAATTTCCTGTGAAGGGAGCTATGCTTGATGAAAGTGAAAGTGAGGTAGAATTAACTATGTTTGATGACGGTGAAAGTGAGGCAGAATCAACTATGCTTGATGACAGTGATAGTGAGGCAGAATTATAA